CCGGGAGGTCGAGGTCGGCGTCGAGATCGGCGTCCGGAATCTCGGAGTCGGGCAGGTCGAGGTTGTCCTCACCGGTGAAGTCCGGGTCGGGAATCTCCTCGCCCGCGGGGGTACGGTCCGGCACGTCCGGGCTGCTCACGATGCGACCTCCTGTGGTGCTGCTACTGGCCTGAGACGATCTGGCCGGTGACGAATCTGGCCTGTCGTACGTCTGGATCGCGCGGGTCTCCCCGAGCGTAGCGCCGGGTCCGTCCCACCTGTCCGACCGTAGCCGCACCCGCGCCCACCCGCACGACACCACCCCTGACCGCGCATCTGACCGCGGCGCGCCCGCCGACGCCACGTCCGGCGATCGGCGGGCGCAGCCCACCACGCGTCAAGTGCGGCTTGACATCGGTCCCGACGGCTGGTGGACAGTCCATGTCCGGGCTCACAGCGAGTCGGGATCGTCACCCCGGTAGACGAGCACCTCGTCGATCAGTCCGTACGCCCTGGCCTCCTCGGCGTCGAAGACGCGTTCGCGGTCGGTGTCGGCCCGCAGCGCCTCGATGCTGCGGCCGGTGTGCCGGTTGAGCACCTCCAGCATGAGAGTGCGTACGCGAGCCACCTCGGCGGCCTGCAGCTGCAGGTCCGACAGCGCACCCTGCCCTCTCGTCGCGGGCTGGTGCAGGGCGATCCGGGAGTGGCGCAGGGCGAGCCGCTTGCCTGGTGCGCCACCCGCCAGTAACACCGTCGCCGCCGAGCTCGCCTGGCCCAGGCACATCGTCGACACGTCCGGCAGGACGAACTGCATCGTGTCGTAGATGCCCATCAGCGCGCTGAACGAGCCGCCAGGTGAGTTGATGTACAACGAGATGTCCTGCGACGGACTGGCCGCCTCCAGGTGGATCAGCTGTGCCATCACGACGTTCGCCACGTCGGCGTCGATCTCGGTGCCGAGGAAGATGATCCGCTCCGACAGCAGCCGGCTGAACAGGTCGGTGGCGCGTTCACCGGTGTGCGTGCGCTCGATGACGTTGGGGATCGTGTAGTGGGCCATGGCTCAGACCCCCGCCCGGTGGGAGATTCCGTGGCCGATGCGGTCCAGTGAGTCCACGACCGCGTCCACCATGCCGTACTCGCGGGCCTCCTCGGCGGAGAACCACCGGTCCCGCTCACTGTCCTCGCGGATGCGCTCCACCGGCTGACCGGTGTTGGCGGCGAGCAGGCGCTCCATCTGGCCCCTGGAGTGCTCCAGGTTGTCGGCCTGGATAGCGATGTCCGCGGCCGTTCCGCCGATGCCGGCCGAACCCTGGTGCATCATGATCCGGGCGTGTGGCAGGGCGTACCGCTTGCCCTTCGTACCCCCGCACAGCAGGAACTGCCCCATGCTGGCGGCGAAGCCCATCGCCAGTGTGGACACGTCGTTCGGGATCAGCCGCATCGTGTCGTAGATCGCCATCCCGGCGTACACCCCACCGCCGGGGCTGTGGATGTAGAGGCTGATGTCGGTACGCGGGTCCTGGGCGGACAGCAGCAGCAACTGCGCGCACACCCGGTTGGCGCTCACCTCGTCGACCTCCGAGCCGAGCAGGACGATTCGGTGGTGCAGCAGCCTGGCCGCCAGCTGGTCGTCGAAACCGTGGCCGCTGGGGGCCGCGTCGGTCATGGACGGATTCACGGATGCCTCCTGGACGTGATGCCCTTCGTTGCCACCACTTTCACCGAAGAAGCGGGTGGCATCACCGTGTGTACGCCCTGAGCGAATCCGCTCAGGGCGTACAGGAATCCTTGACGTGGCAGGCAGTCCGGTGAGCGGCGACCTCAACCGGAGAGGACGAGACGAGGACGCGATGCGCGATCACCGGCGCGACTGCCGGACACCACTGCACGCCGGGGTCGGTGACGTCCTCGGCCCGGCGCCGGTCGCGGACCAGCAGGGTGTCGAGCGCGCTGGTGGCGTACGGCTTCTCCCACATCCGCTGGCGCGGGCGCAATGTGGTGTTCGTGCTCGTCATCTCCACGATGTTGCTGCCGTACGAAGTGACGATGATCTCGCAGTACATCATGTTCGCCAACCTGGGTTGGGTGAACACCTACCTGCCGCTGACGGTGCCGAGCTTCTTCGGTGTGCCGTTCTACATCTTCATGCTGCGGCAGTTCTTCCTGCGGATCCCGGTGGAGATGACCGAGGCGGCCCGGATCGACGGCGCCTCGGAGCTGCGGATCTTCGCGAGCATCGTGTTGCCGTTGGCGGTTCCGGTTCTACACGCTCTCCCTCGGCATGCACTACTTCCGCACCAGCCTCTACCAGACCGAGCTCGGCCCCCAGGCGGCGTACGCGTTCATGATCGCGCTGCCGGTGATCGTGGTGTTCTTCCTCGCCCAGCGCAGGTTCATCCAGGGGATCGCGCTGACCGGCCTGAAGGGCTGACGGTCTCGTAGGACACGAGGAACGCCTCCGCCGCCGCGTCCACCGCCTCCCGGTCACCGGTGACGAGCAGGTCGAACAGCAGACCGCGGGCGACGGCCAGCGCGAGGCGTGCGTGTGCCCGCGCCTCCTCCTCCGACCGGCCGGTACGCCGGCTGAGCTCGGTGAGCGGTGGCAGCCAGTCGTCGACGATGCCCTCCAGCAGCGGTACGGCGTGCGGGTTGCCGACGAGGGCCTGCCCGGTCAGTTCGAAGAACAGCCGGGCGGGCCAGTGCTCGGCGGCGGACAGGTGGCGGTGGAACTCCCGGGCCAGGTCCGCGGCGCTGTGGCCGGAGTCCAGGTTGAGCTGCGCCATCGCCGCGCGCTGCTCGGCCTCGACCCGACGGACCACCTCCACGAGCAGGCCGTCCTTGGAGCCGAAGTGGTAGATGAGCATGCGGTGGCTGGTGCCGAGTTCGGCAGCGAGGCCGCGCAGGCTGAAGTCGCCGACGCCGTGCCGGGCGAAGTGCGCGACCACCTCGTCCAGCAACCGCTCCCGAGCGGGCCGGGCCGGCCGTCCTCGGGATCGACGTTCGGATCTGTTGTCCGGTTGACTGTCCTTCGGCATGTACCAGATGGTACATATGACGATGGAAGAACGATGTGCAGTCCCGCTGTGCCGCGGCCACGACGAACCGTGGAGGCCCGCGGCTCGTGGCTCCCTGGAGGAAGTCATGCATGACGAGGTCGAGTTCGAGGTCGCCGCACCGGTCGAACAGGTCTGGAACCTGCTGGTCGACGTCGAGCGCTGGCCGGAGTGGAGCGAGTCGATGACATCGGTACGCCGGCTCGGCACCGGTCCGCTGGCCGTCGGCGAACGCGCCGTGGTCAAGCAGCCGAAGTTCCCGGAGATGACCTGGGAGGTGACCGAGCTCGCCGAGGGTTCGTCGTTCGTCTGGGTCAGCCGCTCCCCCGGCATCACCACCACCGGCGGCCACTACGTCACGCCGTCCGTCGGCGGCGCACAGACCGCGACGGTCCGGCTCACCATCGACCAGAACGGTCCGGGCGCCAAGGTGGTCGGGTTGTTCACCAACTCCCTCACTCGCCGCTACCTCCAGCTGGAGCGGCGCGGCCTCACCGCGCGGGCGGAGTCGACGACGGCCCAAAGTTGAGAACGGCGCAGAGCTGAGGACCACTCAGAGCAGACCGAGTTTCACCTTCACCGTCGCGTCCTTCTCCTGGCGGCGGATGGAGACGGTGACCAGCTGGCCGGGCCGGTGCTGGGCGATGACCTCGCTCAGCGCCGCGCTCGTCGGCGTCTTCACCGCGTTGACGGCGGTGATGACGTCGCCGCGCAGGATGCCGGCGTTCGCCGCGCCGCTGCCGGTGCGCACCGACACGACACCGACGCCGACCGGTGTGCCCTGAGGGTCGGTGACCGTCGCGCCGGTCACGCCGAGCGCCGCCCGGCCGGAGTTCACCACCCGGCCGTGCCTGATGATCTGGCCGGCGATCCGGGTCACGGTGTTGCTCGGAATGGCGAACCCGATCCCGGCCGCGGCGCCGCCGCCCTCGCCCTGCGGGTCGGTGGCGGCGAGGGTGGGGATGCCGACCACCTTTCCGGCCAGGTCGACCAGGGCGCCGCCGCTGTTGCCGGGGTTGATCGGTGCGGACGTCTGGATCATGCTCGTGATCGTCGTACCCGGCACGCCGTCGCGCGCCGACTCGGGCACGGTGCGCCCGACGGCGGAGATGATGCCGCTGGTGACGCTGCCGGACAGGCCGAGCGGGTTGCCCATCGCCAGCACGATCTGGCCCACCCGCAGCTTGCTGGAGTCGGCGAACGCGGCAGGCGCCAGCCGTGGCGCCCGGTCCAGCCTGACCACCGCGAGGTCGCTCGGCGTGTAGGCCGCGACCAGGTGCGCGGTCAGCGGCGCTCCCCCGGTGGCGAGCAGAACCTGCACCGTGGTGGCCCGGCCCAGCACGTGTGCGTTGGTGACGATGTGGCCCTGCCTGTCGTAGATGATGCCGGACCCGAGGCCGCCACCACTGACGTTGAGCTGTACGACGGAGATGAGGGTGTGGCGTACGACGGCCTCGTAGTCGCGCTGCAGCGCCTGCGCCTCACCGCCGGGCGCGGCCGCCCCGGTACTCGACGCGCCGGGACTCTCCCGGGAGGTGCCGGGCGGGCTGCCGGTACATCCGGCCGCGGCGGTCGCAAGCACGACGGTCGCGACGAGCGCGACGAACCAGGACGCGGCGGGCCGAGCGGGCCGAGGTCGCCGGATCGTTCTCATGGGCGGGCACCCCCTCGCCCGGGACACGTCCAGGATGTACCCGGAGAGCCGCGGCCTACTCCGCCGGCCGCCGGGACAGGGCCGCCGGGACAGGGCCCCTGGACGGTGCGCGGGAGGCCCGGGGAGGCGGACCCGCGGTGTACCCGCGGGATCGGTGGCTTACGCTGCCGGTGCGTCGTACCTCACTGGCCGCCACCGGCCATCGCTGTAGGAGCGGTGCCGGACATTCTCCGCGGAGGGACCGTGACCATCCCGACCGTCTCGTCGTTGACGTTCCGGACCGGCCGGAGCGGCTGCGGGACGGGGACGCACAGATGAACCACTCACACCACCGCCACGCGGCGCGGGACGGCGCCCCACCGGGGGCGCGACCTGGTGCCCCGCCGGGCGCCCACCTGGGCGGTCGGCAGATGCGCGCGCGCCCGCCCGAGCTCACGGACGTGACCGGGCTGCTGATCCGCGCGCAGTCCGGGTCCGCCCGCGAGGTGCTGGCCGAGCTGGACGACCTGCTGGCCGACGCCCGGCGCGGGCACGCGCACGAGCGCGCGCAGTGGCTGCGGTTCGTCCGCTTCGCCGCCCACCACGAACTCGGCGAACTCGACCACGCCGACGCCGCGGCGACCGAGATGATCCGGCTGGCCGAGCCGCGCGACGACCGGACCTGGGAGGCGTTCGGGCACGCGCTGCGCGGCATGGCGCTGTTGCTGCGCAGCCGGTTCGAACCCGCCTACGACGAGCTCGCCCGCGCCGTGGTGTTGCTGGAGGAGATCTCCGAGCCCGGCTACGCGATCGGGCACGCCATCAACGCGGCGGTGCTCGCCCTCGCCCGGCTGGACCTGTACGAGCTCGCCGTCACCTGGCTGGAACGGCTGCGCGAGGTGTCCACCGCGCTGTCCGACGCCATGCTGGCGACGCTGTACGCGTACAACAGCGGCTGGCTGGAGCTCAACTGGGCCTGCGAGCTCGAGCTCATCGGCGAGGCCGACGCCGCCGGCGCGCACTACCGCGCGACGCTGGCCGCGTTCGAGGCGGCGCCGTCGGGCATGGACGCGATCGACCGGTCGTACTGGCCGCGCGAGGTGGTCGTGCAGGCCGGCGCGGCGCGGGCGATGCTCGGCGCGGGCGCGGAGGTGATTCCGGAGCTGGACGCCCACCTGGTGGCCGTCGCCGCGACCGAACGCCAGGAGGCCACCATCGTCGGTTACCTCGGGCTGGCCCGCGCGCACGCCAACGAGGGCGAGACCGAGCAGGCGCTGGAGTGCGCCTCGCAGGCCTGCGCGGTGGGTGACACGCTGCCCCGGCTGAACGTCGTCGCCGTACGCGCCTACTGGGAGTACGCCGAACTGCTGCGCCGCGTGCACGGTCCGGGTCACACCGGCCAGGCGTACGCCCGGCTGACGTCCCGGCTGGTCCGCGACCGCTGGAACGAACGCCGGGCCCGCGTCACCTCCTTCGACGAGCGGCTGTCCGCCGAGCGGTTGCGTGACGAGCTGCGCCGCAGGGCCGCGGCGTACCTCACCGACCCGCTGACCGGGCTCGGCAACCGGCGGCTGATCGAGATCCGGCTGCCGGAGCTGCTGGTGGAGTCCGCGGCGACCGGTCACCCGCTGGCGGTCGCGTTCGTCGACGTCGACGACTTCAAGAGTGTCAACGACGAGTTGTCACACCTGGTGGGCGACGACCTGCTGCGGGAACTGGCGCAGGAGATGCGCGCGGCGCTGTCCCCCGACGACGCGCTGGCCAGGTTCGGCGGGGAGGAGTTCGTGATCGTGCTGCCGAGCCGGGGCGCCGACCAGGCGTTCGACGTGGTGGACGCGCTCCGCCGGCGGATCGAGGGACGGGTGTGGAACTGCCTGCCGCACGACCGCCGGATCCGGATCACCGCGGGCCTCGCGCAGTCCTGGCACGGCGCCACCCGCACCCAGCTGCTGGCCGCCGCCGACGAGGCGCTGCTGCGGGCCAAGCGGCAGGGCAAGAACCGGGTCGAGGTCCGGGTGAGCCCGCTCGCCGGCGACCTGTAGGGCGGCGGGGTCGCCCGAAAGTTGGGCTTCGGGCGTACGGTCGACTCCGTGACCCGACCCACCACACTCGGCGCCCTGCGCGCCACACCGCACCTGCACCGCAGCGTCAAGGAAGAGCTCCGCACCAACCTCGTCGCCGCTCTCCGCTCCGGCGCCCCGGCGTTCCCCGGCATCGTGGGCTTCGACGACACGGTCCTCCCCCAGCTCGAACGCGCCCTGCTCGCCGGGCACGACCTCGTACTCCTCGGTGAACGCGGCCAGGGCAAGACCCGCCTGATGCGCACCCTCGTCGGCCTGCTCGACGAGTGGACGCCGGTGGTCGACGGCTGCGAGATCAACGACCATCCGTACTCCCCCACCTGCACCCGGTGCCGGCGGCTGGCCGACGAGCTCGGTGACGAGCTGCCGGTGGCGTGGAAGCACCGCGAGGAGAGGTACGGCGAGAAGCTCGCCACCCCCGACACCAGCGTCGGCGACCTGGTCGGCGACGTCGACCCGGTGAAGGTCGCCGAGGGCCGCACGCTCGGGGACCCCGAGACCGTCCACTACGGACTGGTCCCCCGCACCAACCGCGGCATCTTCGCCCTCAACGAGCTGCCCGACCTGGCCGAACGCATCCAGGTGGCGCTGTTCAACGTGCTGGAGGAACGCGACATCCAGGTGCGCGGCTACCTCCTGCGGCTTCCGTTGGACGTGCTGCTGATCGCCTCCGCCAACCCCGAGGACTACACCAACCGCGGCCGGATCATCACCCCGCTGAAGGACCGCTTCGGGGCCGAGATCCGTACGCACTACCCGCAGGAGGTGAGCGAGGAGCTGGTCCTGATCCGCCAGGAGGCGGAGCTGGCCGCGCCGGTGCCGGACTTCCTGCTGGAGGTGGTGGCCCGGCTGACCCGCGGCCTGCGGGAGTCGCCCTCGATCGACCAGCGGTCCGGGGTGTCCGCCCGGTTCGCGATCACCGCGGCGGAGACCGTCGGCGCCTCCGCACTGCGCCGGTCCGCCCTCACCGGCGAGCCCGGCCCGGTCGCGCGGGTGTGCGACGTGCCCGGCGTGCTGCCCACCCTGCGCGGCAAGGTGGAGTTCGAGATGGGCGAGGAGGGCCGCGAACAGGAGATCTTCGGCCACCTGCTGCGGGTGGCGCTGGCGGAGACGTTCCGCGAGCGGCTACGTGGCCTCGACCTCGGCGGGTTCAGCAACCGGTTCGCCGAGGGCACGACGGTGGAGACCGGTGAGCTCACCCGCGGCGACGAGCTGCTCGACCAGCTCGGCACCATCCCCGGCCTGGCGAAGGTGCTGGAACGCCTCGACCTCGGCGACGCACCGTCCCCCGGTGAGGTCGCCTCGGCGGTGGAGTTCGTGCTGGAGGGCCTGCACCTCACCCGGCGGCTGGCGAAGGAGACCGTGGACGGGGTGACCTACTACGGCGCCTGACCAGCCGCTCAACCCGCTTGATCCGTTCGACCCGTTCGATCCGTTCGATCCGTCCGGCCCCGGTCGGCACAGGCACAGGCACTCCAGGAGGGCGGCGCGGTGAGCGCACGGAAGTTCCGCTACGGGCCCTGGGACAACGGCCCGGACCCCCTCGCATCGCCGTACGACGTCCGCGAGGCGCTGGACCAGCTCGGCCGCGACGTCCTCGCCGGCGGCAGCCTGCGGGAGGCGCTGCGTGACCTGCTGCGGCAGGGCACCCAGGGCCGGCGCGGGCTGAACGACCTGCAAGCCGCGGCACGGCGCCGCCGGCAGGAGGCACGCCGGCGCGGCAACCTCGCGGGCACGCTGGACCGCGTACGCCAGATGCTCGACCAGGCGCTGGCCGCGGAGAAGGACACGCTGGCCCGCGACCCCGGCGACGACGCGCGGATGCGGGAGATGGAGCTGGACACCCTCCCCGACGACGTGGCCCGTGCCGTCCGCGACCTCTCGGCGTACGAATGGCAGTCGGAGGAAGGCCGGCAGGCGTACGAGCAGATCCAGCAGATGCTCCGCCGGGACATCCTGGACGCGCAGTTCGCCGGGATGAAGCAGGCGTTGTCCGGGCAGGACCCGGCCGCCAGCCAGGCGGTCCGCGACATGCTCGCCGACCTCAACCAGCTGCTGGCCGCGCACTCCCGTGGCGAGGACACCACCGACCGGTTCGCCGAGTTCATGCAGCGGCACGGGGAGTTCTTTCCCGAGAACCCCGCCGACACCGACGAGCTGATCGACCTGCTGGCCCGGCGCGCCGCCGCCGCCGAACGCCTGATGCGGTCGCTGTCGCCGCAGCAGCGCGACGAGCTGGCCCAGCTGATGAGCCAGGCGCTCGGCGACCCCGACCTCGCCAGCCAGCTCGGCCAGCTGCACGACAACCTGCACGCGCTGCGGCCCGGCCTGGACTGGCAGTCGCGCGCCCAGATGCGCGGCCAGCAGCCGCTCGGGTACGGCGAGGCGGTCGAGGCGGTGGCCGACCTGGCCGACCTGGAGGCGCTCACCGAACAACTCGGCCAGGAACACCCCGGCGCCACCCTGGACGACGTCGACGTCGAGGCGCTGGAACGCCAGCTCGGCCCGGAGGCCGCGGTCGACATCCGTGCCCTGCGGGAGCTGGAACGCGAACTCGAGCGCCAGGGCTACGTCTCCCGCGGCGCCGACGGGCTGCGGCTCACCCCGAAGGCGCTGCGCCGGCTGGGCGAGGCGGCGCTGCGGCGGGTGTTCCAGGAGCTGTCCACCAGCGGGCGCGGCGACCACGACGACCACCGCACCGGCGCCGCGGACGAGCCGACCGGAGCCAGCCGGGAGTGGAGGTTCGGCGACGAGCACCCCATCGACGCCACCCGTACCGTCCACAACGCCGTGCTGCGCTCGGCCGCCGAACGCCGCCGTCCGCCGCTGTCCCTGTTCGTGGAGGACTTCGAGATCGCCGAGACCGAACGCCGGTCCTCGGCGGCGGTCGCGCTGTGTGTCGACCTGTCGTACTCCATGATCCAGGAGGGCCGCTGGGGCCCGATGAAACAGACCGCGCTCGCCCTGTCACACCTGGTCGCCACCAGGTTCCGGCAGGACGCGCTGGAGATCATCGGCTTCGACCGGGTGGCCCGCCGGCTGTCCCCCGTCCAGCTCGCCGAGATCGAACCGGACTGGATCCAGGGCACCAACCTCCAGCACGCGCTGAT
This Actinopolymorpha cephalotaxi DNA region includes the following protein-coding sequences:
- a CDS encoding ClpP family protease encodes the protein MAHYTIPNVIERTHTGERATDLFSRLLSERIIFLGTEIDADVANVVMAQLIHLEAASPSQDISLYINSPGGSFSALMGIYDTMQFVLPDVSTMCLGQASSAATVLLAGGAPGKRLALRHSRIALHQPATRGQGALSDLQLQAAEVARVRTLMLEVLNRHTGRSIEALRADTDRERVFDAEEARAYGLIDEVLVYRGDDPDSL
- a CDS encoding ClpP family protease; this encodes MNPSMTDAAPSGHGFDDQLAARLLHHRIVLLGSEVDEVSANRVCAQLLLLSAQDPRTDISLYIHSPGGGVYAGMAIYDTMRLIPNDVSTLAMGFAASMGQFLLCGGTKGKRYALPHARIMMHQGSAGIGGTAADIAIQADNLEHSRGQMERLLAANTGQPVERIREDSERDRWFSAEEAREYGMVDAVVDSLDRIGHGISHRAGV
- a CDS encoding TetR/AcrR family transcriptional regulator; the protein is MPKDSQPDNRSERRSRGRPARPARERLLDEVVAHFARHGVGDFSLRGLAAELGTSHRMLIYHFGSKDGLLVEVVRRVEAEQRAAMAQLNLDSGHSAADLAREFHRHLSAAEHWPARLFFELTGQALVGNPHAVPLLEGIVDDWLPPLTELSRRTGRSEEEARAHARLALAVARGLLFDLLVTGDREAVDAAAEAFLVSYETVSPSGRSARSPG
- a CDS encoding SRPBCC family protein, with the translated sequence MHDEVEFEVAAPVEQVWNLLVDVERWPEWSESMTSVRRLGTGPLAVGERAVVKQPKFPEMTWEVTELAEGSSFVWVSRSPGITTTGGHYVTPSVGGAQTATVRLTIDQNGPGAKVVGLFTNSLTRRYLQLERRGLTARAESTTAQS
- a CDS encoding S1C family serine protease, which translates into the protein MRTIRRPRPARPAASWFVALVATVVLATAAAGCTGSPPGTSRESPGASSTGAAAPGGEAQALQRDYEAVVRHTLISVVQLNVSGGGLGSGIIYDRQGHIVTNAHVLGRATTVQVLLATGGAPLTAHLVAAYTPSDLAVVRLDRAPRLAPAAFADSSKLRVGQIVLAMGNPLGLSGSVTSGIISAVGRTVPESARDGVPGTTITSMIQTSAPINPGNSGGALVDLAGKVVGIPTLAATDPQGEGGGAAAGIGFAIPSNTVTRIAGQIIRHGRVVNSGRAALGVTGATVTDPQGTPVGVGVVSVRTGSGAANAGILRGDVITAVNAVKTPTSAALSEVIAQHRPGQLVTVSIRRQEKDATVKVKLGLL
- a CDS encoding GGDEF domain-containing protein translates to MNHSHHRHAARDGAPPGARPGAPPGAHLGGRQMRARPPELTDVTGLLIRAQSGSAREVLAELDDLLADARRGHAHERAQWLRFVRFAAHHELGELDHADAAATEMIRLAEPRDDRTWEAFGHALRGMALLLRSRFEPAYDELARAVVLLEEISEPGYAIGHAINAAVLALARLDLYELAVTWLERLREVSTALSDAMLATLYAYNSGWLELNWACELELIGEADAAGAHYRATLAAFEAAPSGMDAIDRSYWPREVVVQAGAARAMLGAGAEVIPELDAHLVAVAATERQEATIVGYLGLARAHANEGETEQALECASQACAVGDTLPRLNVVAVRAYWEYAELLRRVHGPGHTGQAYARLTSRLVRDRWNERRARVTSFDERLSAERLRDELRRRAAAYLTDPLTGLGNRRLIEIRLPELLVESAATGHPLAVAFVDVDDFKSVNDELSHLVGDDLLRELAQEMRAALSPDDALARFGGEEFVIVLPSRGADQAFDVVDALRRRIEGRVWNCLPHDRRIRITAGLAQSWHGATRTQLLAAADEALLRAKRQGKNRVEVRVSPLAGDL
- a CDS encoding sigma 54-interacting transcriptional regulator, producing the protein MTRPTTLGALRATPHLHRSVKEELRTNLVAALRSGAPAFPGIVGFDDTVLPQLERALLAGHDLVLLGERGQGKTRLMRTLVGLLDEWTPVVDGCEINDHPYSPTCTRCRRLADELGDELPVAWKHREERYGEKLATPDTSVGDLVGDVDPVKVAEGRTLGDPETVHYGLVPRTNRGIFALNELPDLAERIQVALFNVLEERDIQVRGYLLRLPLDVLLIASANPEDYTNRGRIITPLKDRFGAEIRTHYPQEVSEELVLIRQEAELAAPVPDFLLEVVARLTRGLRESPSIDQRSGVSARFAITAAETVGASALRRSALTGEPGPVARVCDVPGVLPTLRGKVEFEMGEEGREQEIFGHLLRVALAETFRERLRGLDLGGFSNRFAEGTTVETGELTRGDELLDQLGTIPGLAKVLERLDLGDAPSPGEVASAVEFVLEGLHLTRRLAKETVDGVTYYGA
- a CDS encoding vWA domain-containing protein produces the protein MSARKFRYGPWDNGPDPLASPYDVREALDQLGRDVLAGGSLREALRDLLRQGTQGRRGLNDLQAAARRRRQEARRRGNLAGTLDRVRQMLDQALAAEKDTLARDPGDDARMREMELDTLPDDVARAVRDLSAYEWQSEEGRQAYEQIQQMLRRDILDAQFAGMKQALSGQDPAASQAVRDMLADLNQLLAAHSRGEDTTDRFAEFMQRHGEFFPENPADTDELIDLLARRAAAAERLMRSLSPQQRDELAQLMSQALGDPDLASQLGQLHDNLHALRPGLDWQSRAQMRGQQPLGYGEAVEAVADLADLEALTEQLGQEHPGATLDDVDVEALERQLGPEAAVDIRALRELERELERQGYVSRGADGLRLTPKALRRLGEAALRRVFQELSTSGRGDHDDHRTGAADEPTGASREWRFGDEHPIDATRTVHNAVLRSAAERRRPPLSLFVEDFEIAETERRSSAAVALCVDLSYSMIQEGRWGPMKQTALALSHLVATRFRQDALEIIGFDRVARRLSPVQLAEIEPDWIQGTNLQHALMLAGRHVRRHPDAEPVILVVTDGEPTAHLEPDGEPFFSWPTTHETLRATITEVDALTRYGATLNLFMLGEDEGLARFMDAVARRNGGRVFTPDLDRLGDFVVADYLRARRGFRRSA